In the Diprion similis isolate iyDipSimi1 chromosome 2, iyDipSimi1.1, whole genome shotgun sequence genome, one interval contains:
- the LOC124416531 gene encoding polypeptide N-acetylgalactosaminyltransferase 5-like isoform X1, translated as MFRSKIRLHTCRVIVITSLVWFLVGVMVLMFYSDCIGGSGWGCPDNRQTTAHHSEPEAAALVRQDPETSELNKKKYRQSDLQLWMPAKVVKEAKGSPGELGSPVHIPAEKDAEQQELFKLNQFNLMASDMISFNRSLKDVRLDGCKNKKYNKYLPTTSIVIVFHNEAWSTLLRTVWSVINRSPKTVLKEIILVDDASEREHLKQDLEDYVKTLPVPTYVYRTEKRSGLIRARLLGAKHVKGQVITFLDAHCECTEGWLEPLLSRIADDRTTVVCPIIDVISDDTFEYITASDMTWGGFNWKLNFRWYRVAQREMDRRNGDRTAPLRTPTMAGGLFSIDKDYFYELGAYDEGMDIWGGENLEMSFRVWQCGGILEIIPCSHVGHVFRDKSPYTFPGGVSKIVLHNAARVAEVWMDEWRDFYYAMNPGARSVTVGDVSERLKLRENLGCKSFRWYLENIYPESPMPLDYFYLGDVKNVETGNCLDTMGRRTGENVGISYCHGLGGNQVFAYTKRQQIMSDDMCLDAANPQGPVKIVRCHGMGGNQAWVYNDETKLIKHTNTGYCLSKPRSGEPTQPVLAICESHNPGQKWIMQSKFKWQAS; from the exons ATGTTTCGTTCCAAGATTCGTCTTCACACGTGCCGTGTTATTGTTATCACATCTCTGGTATGGTTCCTCGTCGGTGTAATGGTGCTAATGTTTTACTCCGATTGTATCGGCGGCTCTGGCTGGGGCTGTCCTGACAACAGGCAGACTACGGCGCACCACAGCGAGCCCGAGGCTGCTGCGCTGGTCAGACAGGATCCGGAGACGTCTGAGctcaataagaaaaaatacagaCAATCGGATCTGCAGTTGTGGATGCCTGCTAAAGTCGTTAAAGAGGCTAAAGGCAGCCCCGGTGAACTCGGATCTCCGGTTCATATTCCAGCGGAGAAGGATGCCGAGCAGCAAGAGCTCTTCAAACTAAATCAGTTCAATTTAATGGCTAGCGATATGATTTCGTTCAATCGATCGCTCAAGGACGTCAGGCTTGATGGATGCAAGAATAAGAAGTACAACAAGTATCTTCCTACTACTAGTATTGTTATAGTTTTTCATAACGAAGCTTGGAGTACTCTTCTTCGCACTGTTTGGTCCGTCATCAACCGATCTCCAAAGACTGTTCTGAAAGAGATCATACTCGTCGACGACGCCAGTGAACGAG aaCACTTGAAACAGGATCTCGAAGATTATGTAAAAACTCTTCCAGTCCCCACATATGTATATCGCACTGAGAAGAGGTCAGGTCTTATCAGGGCTAGACTGCTCGGGGCAAAGCATGTTAAAGGACAAGTAATTACATTTTTGGATGCCCACTGCGAGTGTACGGAGGGCTGGTTGGAACCTCTCCTATCACGAATCGCTGACGACAGGACCACTGTAGTGTGTccgattatagatgtaattagcGATGATACGTTTGAATATATAACTGCCAGTGACATGACGTGGGGAGGATTTaattggaaattgaatttcagatG GTACAGGGTTGCTCAGAGAGAAATGGACCGCAGAAATGGAGATAGAACAGCTCCTCTCAGAACGCCAACGATGGCAGGAGGATTGTTCTCAATAGATAAAGACTACTTTTATGAACTTGGTGCTTACGACGAAGGTATGGACATATGGGGTGGAGAAAACCTAGAAATGAGTTTCCGT GTGTGGCAGTGCGGCGGTATACTAGAAATCATTCCTTGTTCGCACGTGGGACATGTATTCCGTGACAAGAGTCCGTACACATTCCCCGGTGGTGTCAGCAAGATCGTTCTACATAACGCCGCTAGGGTAGCTGAGGTCTGGATGGATGAGTGGCGAGACTTTTACTATGCTATGAACCCAG GTGCGCGGAGCGTAACTGTCGGCGATGTTTCCGAACGTTTGAAACTGAGAGAAAACCTTGGCTGCAAAAGCTTCCGATGGTatcttgaaaatatatatccaGAGTCTCCAATGCCATTAGATTACTTCTACCTAGGCGATGTCAAAAACGTTGAAACTGGAAACTGTCTCGATACTATGGGCAGAAGAACGGGCGAGAATGTTGGTATCAGCTACTGTCACGGTCTTGGTGGCAACCAG GTATTCGCCTATACAAAGAGGCAGCAAATTATGTCAGATGATATGTGCCTTGATGCAGCAAATCCACAGGGTCCTGTAAAAATTGTGCGTTGTCACGGAATGGGAGGTAACCAAGCATGGGTTTATAACGACGAG aCAAAATTGATTAAGCATACAAACACGGGATACTGTTTGTCGAAACCACGATCAGGAGAACCGACTCAGCCAGTGCTTGCTATATGCGAATCTCACAATCCTGGTCAAAAATGGATAATGCAGAGCAAATTTAAATGGCAAGCCAGCTAA
- the LOC124416531 gene encoding polypeptide N-acetylgalactosaminyltransferase 5-like isoform X2, which produces MFRSKIRLHTCRVIVITSLVWFLVGVMVLMFYSDCIGGSGWGCPDNRQTTAHHSEPEAAALVRQDPETSELNKKKYRQSDLQLWMPAKVVKEAKGSPGELGSPVHIPAEKDAEQQELFKLNQFNLMASDMISFNRSLKDVRLDGCKNKKYNKYLPTTSIVIVFHNEAWSTLLRTVWSVINRSPKTVLKEIILVDDASEREHLKQDLEDYVKTLPVPTYVYRTEKRSGLIRARLLGAKHVKGQVITFLDAHCECTEGWLEPLLSRIADDRTTVVCPIIDVISDDTFEYITASDMTWGGFNWKLNFRWYRVAQREMDRRNGDRTAPLRTPTMAGGLFSIDKDYFYELGAYDEGMDIWGGENLEMSFRIWMCGGTLEIATCSHVGHVFRKSTPYTFPGGTSKIVNHNNARLAEVWLDQWKYFYYNINPGARSVTVGDVSERLKLRENLGCKSFRWYLENIYPESPMPLDYFYLGDVKNVETGNCLDTMGRRTGENVGISYCHGLGGNQVFAYTKRQQIMSDDMCLDAANPQGPVKIVRCHGMGGNQAWVYNDETKLIKHTNTGYCLSKPRSGEPTQPVLAICESHNPGQKWIMQSKFKWQAS; this is translated from the exons ATGTTTCGTTCCAAGATTCGTCTTCACACGTGCCGTGTTATTGTTATCACATCTCTGGTATGGTTCCTCGTCGGTGTAATGGTGCTAATGTTTTACTCCGATTGTATCGGCGGCTCTGGCTGGGGCTGTCCTGACAACAGGCAGACTACGGCGCACCACAGCGAGCCCGAGGCTGCTGCGCTGGTCAGACAGGATCCGGAGACGTCTGAGctcaataagaaaaaatacagaCAATCGGATCTGCAGTTGTGGATGCCTGCTAAAGTCGTTAAAGAGGCTAAAGGCAGCCCCGGTGAACTCGGATCTCCGGTTCATATTCCAGCGGAGAAGGATGCCGAGCAGCAAGAGCTCTTCAAACTAAATCAGTTCAATTTAATGGCTAGCGATATGATTTCGTTCAATCGATCGCTCAAGGACGTCAGGCTTGATGGATGCAAGAATAAGAAGTACAACAAGTATCTTCCTACTACTAGTATTGTTATAGTTTTTCATAACGAAGCTTGGAGTACTCTTCTTCGCACTGTTTGGTCCGTCATCAACCGATCTCCAAAGACTGTTCTGAAAGAGATCATACTCGTCGACGACGCCAGTGAACGAG aaCACTTGAAACAGGATCTCGAAGATTATGTAAAAACTCTTCCAGTCCCCACATATGTATATCGCACTGAGAAGAGGTCAGGTCTTATCAGGGCTAGACTGCTCGGGGCAAAGCATGTTAAAGGACAAGTAATTACATTTTTGGATGCCCACTGCGAGTGTACGGAGGGCTGGTTGGAACCTCTCCTATCACGAATCGCTGACGACAGGACCACTGTAGTGTGTccgattatagatgtaattagcGATGATACGTTTGAATATATAACTGCCAGTGACATGACGTGGGGAGGATTTaattggaaattgaatttcagatG GTACAGGGTTGCTCAGAGAGAAATGGACCGCAGAAATGGAGATAGAACAGCTCCTCTCAGAACGCCAACGATGGCAGGAGGATTGTTCTCAATAGATAAAGACTACTTTTATGAACTTGGTGCTTACGACGAAGGTATGGACATATGGGGTGGAGAAAACCTAGAAATGAGTTTCCGT ATATGGATGTGTGGTGGGACATTGGAAATAGCAACATGTTCACACGTTGGACATGTATTCCGTAAGTCAACCCCATACACGTTTCCCGGCGGTACAAGCAAGATAGTCAACCACAACAATGCACGACTTGCAGAGGTCTGGTTGGACCAATGGAAATACTTCTATTACAACATTAATCCAG GTGCGCGGAGCGTAACTGTCGGCGATGTTTCCGAACGTTTGAAACTGAGAGAAAACCTTGGCTGCAAAAGCTTCCGATGGTatcttgaaaatatatatccaGAGTCTCCAATGCCATTAGATTACTTCTACCTAGGCGATGTCAAAAACGTTGAAACTGGAAACTGTCTCGATACTATGGGCAGAAGAACGGGCGAGAATGTTGGTATCAGCTACTGTCACGGTCTTGGTGGCAACCAG GTATTCGCCTATACAAAGAGGCAGCAAATTATGTCAGATGATATGTGCCTTGATGCAGCAAATCCACAGGGTCCTGTAAAAATTGTGCGTTGTCACGGAATGGGAGGTAACCAAGCATGGGTTTATAACGACGAG aCAAAATTGATTAAGCATACAAACACGGGATACTGTTTGTCGAAACCACGATCAGGAGAACCGACTCAGCCAGTGCTTGCTATATGCGAATCTCACAATCCTGGTCAAAAATGGATAATGCAGAGCAAATTTAAATGGCAAGCCAGCTAA